One window from the genome of Desulforamulus ruminis DSM 2154 encodes:
- a CDS encoding SpoIIE family protein phosphatase has product MKICLDIGVAQLKKHGEELCGDSVEVVRLDDCHLVVVSDGLGSGVKANILSRLTTKTAATMLRLGGHIHEVIDTVAKTLPMDKQINAAYSTFSILKVSLDGKVYLVEYDNPGVFIGNRSTLFSPRRLEKVVENKKVKEYEFEVDDQDWLVLTSDGVLNAGTGGHMNTQWDWKRIGSFIENSFEVNKSASDWAEEITGLCNGLYGEKPGDDVTVVVVKVRRPVHMTLMIGPPGSKEKDRFAVRKLMDSPGLKVVCGGTTGEIVGRVLGRKVFIDLSSISDEVPPVGMLPGIDLVTEGAVTLVQTLEHLKSNTPLKNLRTQKDGASRLAFLLKKADTFHIMIGTASNAAMDCDEVPAIYAYKHHIIRDLINLLRTMGKEVTEEQL; this is encoded by the coding sequence ATGAAAATCTGTCTGGATATTGGAGTGGCTCAACTTAAAAAGCATGGCGAAGAACTTTGCGGTGACAGTGTGGAAGTGGTCCGCCTGGACGACTGTCATTTGGTGGTGGTCTCCGACGGTCTGGGAAGCGGCGTAAAAGCCAATATCCTTTCCCGCCTTACCACCAAAACGGCTGCAACCATGTTGAGGCTGGGTGGTCATATCCATGAGGTTATTGATACGGTAGCCAAAACCCTGCCCATGGATAAGCAAATTAATGCGGCCTACAGTACCTTTTCCATCTTAAAAGTGAGTTTGGACGGCAAAGTTTATCTGGTGGAATATGATAACCCGGGGGTTTTTATCGGCAACCGGAGTACCCTTTTCTCCCCCCGGCGGCTGGAAAAGGTAGTGGAGAATAAAAAAGTCAAGGAATATGAATTTGAAGTGGATGACCAGGATTGGCTGGTTTTAACTTCCGATGGGGTTTTAAATGCCGGAACCGGCGGACATATGAACACCCAATGGGATTGGAAAAGAATCGGCAGCTTTATCGAGAATTCCTTTGAAGTGAATAAATCCGCCTCGGATTGGGCGGAAGAAATTACCGGGTTATGTAATGGCCTTTACGGGGAAAAGCCCGGGGATGATGTCACCGTTGTGGTGGTTAAGGTCCGCCGTCCTGTGCATATGACGCTAATGATTGGTCCCCCCGGCAGCAAAGAAAAGGACCGCTTCGCTGTTAGAAAACTGATGGACTCCCCAGGACTCAAAGTCGTTTGCGGAGGAACCACCGGTGAAATTGTAGGCCGGGTACTGGGACGAAAAGTATTTATTGACCTTTCTTCCATCTCCGATGAAGTTCCTCCCGTGGGGATGCTGCCTGGCATTGACCTGGTGACGGAAGGCGCCGTGACTTTGGTTCAAACCCTGGAACATCTAAAAAGCAATACTCCCCTGAAAAACCTCCGGACCCAAAAGGATGGTGCCAGCCGCCTGGCTTTTCTTTTAAAAAAAGCGGATACCTTTCATATAATGATCGGAACCGCTTCCAACGCAGCTATGGATTGTGACGAGGTTCCAGCCATTTACGCTTATAAACATCACATCATCCGGGATTTGATCAACCTCCTGCGCACCATGGGGAAGGAAGTTACCGAAGAACAGCTTTAA
- a CDS encoding HlyD family secretion protein — MNRRIIGILLIGLLAGASYWGYTRYRDPGEDKLTATGTIEATKVELSAKVSGTLENLTITSGDAVKKGQLVGLIVRNDLVAQKERDALGVLKAQAQLEDLSSGARAQEIKEAAANVNIAQANYEKAVSDFERYRELFQEGALPEAEYEKMATDLEVKQNQLDSAQAKLSLLEEGNRPQAVKAAEAELERSGAVLKASEAMLEDTKIFSPINGTVLSKNREPGEFLQMGASVATVTDLSDMWIKVYIATDDLPKIKLGQKVSFTVSGSEIKHQGLIDEIASQGEFTPKSIQTKQERANIVYRVKIRIDNAGGTLKPGMPADVVFD, encoded by the coding sequence ATGAACAGGAGGATAATCGGCATTTTGTTGATTGGCCTGTTGGCCGGCGCTTCTTACTGGGGCTATACAAGGTATAGGGATCCCGGGGAAGACAAGCTGACGGCTACGGGAACCATTGAAGCCACCAAAGTGGAGCTGAGCGCCAAGGTTTCCGGCACACTGGAGAATTTGACCATCACTTCGGGGGATGCAGTAAAAAAGGGACAACTGGTGGGTTTGATTGTACGGAATGATCTGGTGGCTCAAAAAGAACGGGACGCCCTTGGGGTTTTAAAGGCTCAGGCCCAGCTTGAGGACCTTTCCTCCGGTGCCAGAGCCCAGGAAATAAAAGAAGCTGCTGCTAATGTGAACATTGCCCAGGCCAATTATGAAAAGGCGGTTTCTGATTTTGAGAGATACCGGGAACTTTTTCAAGAAGGGGCTTTACCCGAGGCTGAGTATGAAAAAATGGCCACTGATCTGGAGGTAAAACAGAACCAGTTGGATTCCGCCCAGGCCAAGTTAAGCCTGCTGGAGGAGGGAAATCGTCCTCAGGCTGTCAAAGCCGCGGAAGCGGAACTTGAGCGCTCCGGGGCAGTGTTGAAAGCTTCGGAAGCCATGCTGGAAGATACCAAAATTTTTTCTCCCATTAACGGAACGGTTTTAAGCAAGAACCGTGAGCCGGGGGAATTTCTGCAGATGGGTGCCTCGGTGGCCACAGTGACGGACTTAAGCGATATGTGGATTAAAGTCTATATTGCCACCGACGACCTGCCGAAGATCAAGCTGGGCCAAAAGGTTTCTTTTACCGTTAGCGGAAGCGAGATAAAACACCAAGGCCTTATTGATGAAATTGCTTCCCAAGGGGAATTTACGCCAAAATCCATTCAGACCAAACAGGAACGGGCCAATATCGTATACCGGGTTAAGATTCGCATCGATAATGCCGGTGGAACGCTCAAACCGGGTATGCCTGCCGATGTGGTCTTTGATTAA
- a CDS encoding ABC transporter ATP-binding protein has translation MIKIENVSKSFANQKAVDNIFLEIKQGEIFGLVGPDGAGKTTLLRMVCGLIKPDSGTIQFSGGSPGRQEKGETFGYMPQKFSLYGDLTVMENIQFFGAMYQLDRATIRQRADEILTIANLIRFKDRFADHLSGGMKQKLALTCALISRPEILVLDEPTFGVDPESRKEFWLILYRLNKEGMTILVSTPYMDEAELCTKIGFIDRGKVVALDTPGNLKRGFAYHILEVKVAARDPHLFDGLDEVLDASFFGDKYHVVVKNGTAAPEVLSRFLLQKEINILSLKSVSASMEDVFVSLAEKEVV, from the coding sequence ATGATTAAAATAGAAAATGTATCCAAAAGTTTTGCAAACCAAAAGGCGGTTGACAACATCTTCCTGGAAATTAAACAAGGAGAAATATTTGGCCTGGTTGGACCCGATGGTGCAGGGAAAACGACTCTGCTAAGGATGGTCTGCGGTCTGATTAAACCGGATAGTGGAACGATACAATTTTCCGGCGGTTCTCCGGGGCGGCAGGAAAAAGGGGAAACCTTTGGCTACATGCCGCAAAAATTTAGTTTGTATGGAGATCTGACGGTGATGGAAAACATCCAGTTTTTTGGGGCCATGTATCAATTGGACCGTGCAACCATCCGACAGAGAGCGGATGAAATTCTGACCATTGCCAACCTGATCCGTTTTAAGGACCGGTTTGCCGATCATCTTTCCGGGGGAATGAAGCAGAAACTGGCCTTAACCTGCGCTTTGATTTCCCGTCCTGAAATTTTGGTGCTGGATGAACCCACTTTCGGGGTAGATCCCGAGTCCCGCAAAGAGTTCTGGCTGATCCTTTACCGGCTCAATAAAGAAGGAATGACCATCCTGGTTTCCACGCCTTATATGGATGAGGCTGAACTCTGTACAAAGATTGGTTTTATCGACCGGGGCAAGGTGGTAGCCCTTGACACGCCGGGAAACCTGAAGCGGGGTTTTGCCTATCACATACTGGAAGTCAAGGTGGCTGCCAGGGATCCTCACCTATTTGACGGACTGGACGAAGTCTTGGACGCCAGCTTTTTCGGGGATAAATATCATGTGGTGGTGAAGAATGGGACCGCCGCTCCGGAGGTTCTTAGCCGATTTTTGCTGCAAAAGGAAATTAACATCCTTTCCCTAAAAAGCGTTTCCGCCTCAATGGAGGATGTTTTTGTATCCCTGGCTGAAAAAGAGGTGGTTTAA
- a CDS encoding [Fe-Fe] hydrogenase large subunit C-terminal domain-containing protein has protein sequence MGLIYTGAKCRDCYRCVRICNLKAIRINSSDKGKLHAQVMDELCVHCGQCILACPQEAKKPVSDLKQVKKLLAEGKPVTAMVAASFVSALPLKDPRILPALLKELGFAKVQETSTGAGLVTEKYLALGFRKPMLVSYCPVIVNLIELHYPELIPLLAPIVSPMIAHGLVIKSHDPEATVVYIGPCAAKRDEARLLDQQNVVDYFLGFNELWEMVEEKKIAVDRLSTSDFDDFSPCQGRIYPVEGGMVWTVAQELREAGESFITMSGLDSCLEFIQHLSKNEITNPPKLMELWACKGGCVNGPLSLCREESLFMRQRRLLEYYSAYGAECNEPKPLNLNLSRSFKNRKINLPLPTEEEIKAILAKTGKVTPAQEFNCGNCGYNSCRDKAVAVFQGKAELEMCIPYMRKRAESVSNLVMAAMPNGIIVINKNLDIIEINPAAEKLFNCSASSVVGQRILAVLPASNFLKVIQSGEMLNLTGSYPELGIVTKEIIFPVKKTDVVVGIFIDVTVDKRQQEQYDLIKSQTIQQAQEVIEKQMMVAQEIAGLLGEATAETKVQLSKLIKLMRQETS, from the coding sequence ATGGGTTTAATTTATACCGGGGCCAAATGCCGGGACTGCTACCGCTGCGTTAGGATTTGCAATCTTAAGGCCATTCGCATCAATTCCAGTGATAAAGGGAAGCTTCACGCTCAAGTCATGGATGAACTCTGCGTCCATTGCGGGCAGTGCATTTTAGCCTGTCCTCAGGAGGCAAAAAAACCGGTATCCGATCTCAAGCAGGTAAAAAAATTGCTTGCGGAAGGAAAACCGGTTACAGCCATGGTCGCCGCTTCCTTTGTGAGCGCCCTTCCCTTAAAGGACCCCCGTATCTTACCCGCTTTGTTAAAAGAACTCGGGTTCGCCAAGGTGCAGGAAACCTCCACCGGAGCCGGCCTGGTGACCGAGAAATACCTTGCCTTGGGGTTTCGTAAACCCATGCTAGTCAGTTATTGCCCTGTGATTGTCAATTTAATTGAACTCCACTATCCGGAATTAATACCCTTGCTGGCGCCCATTGTCTCCCCTATGATTGCCCACGGTCTGGTGATAAAATCCCATGATCCGGAGGCTACGGTGGTCTATATCGGTCCCTGTGCAGCCAAAAGGGACGAAGCCCGGCTCCTTGACCAGCAGAACGTGGTGGATTACTTCCTTGGTTTTAATGAACTCTGGGAAATGGTTGAAGAGAAGAAAATCGCGGTTGACCGGTTGTCTACTTCGGATTTTGATGACTTCTCCCCCTGCCAAGGCAGGATTTATCCGGTAGAGGGAGGAATGGTTTGGACTGTGGCCCAAGAACTCCGGGAAGCGGGAGAAAGCTTTATTACCATGTCCGGTTTGGACTCTTGCCTTGAATTTATCCAACATCTTTCTAAAAATGAAATTACCAATCCGCCAAAATTAATGGAGCTATGGGCCTGTAAAGGCGGCTGTGTCAACGGCCCGCTCTCCCTTTGCCGCGAGGAAAGCCTTTTTATGCGCCAGCGCAGGCTGCTTGAATACTATAGTGCTTATGGCGCTGAGTGCAATGAGCCAAAGCCCCTCAACCTGAATTTAAGCCGTAGTTTTAAAAACCGGAAAATTAACCTTCCTCTTCCCACGGAAGAAGAAATTAAAGCCATCTTAGCCAAAACAGGCAAAGTGACTCCGGCCCAGGAGTTCAACTGCGGCAACTGCGGCTACAACTCCTGCCGGGATAAGGCTGTGGCCGTATTCCAGGGGAAGGCGGAGTTAGAAATGTGCATCCCTTATATGCGTAAGCGGGCGGAATCAGTTTCCAATCTGGTTATGGCGGCCATGCCCAACGGAATTATTGTTATCAACAAAAACCTTGATATTATAGAGATCAACCCGGCAGCGGAAAAACTGTTTAACTGTTCCGCTTCTTCGGTGGTAGGCCAAAGAATTTTAGCCGTCCTGCCGGCCAGCAATTTTTTAAAAGTGATTCAAAGCGGTGAAATGCTGAACCTCACCGGCAGTTATCCGGAACTGGGCATTGTTACCAAAGAAATTATTTTTCCTGTTAAAAAAACCGATGTGGTGGTAGGAATTTTTATTGATGTCACGGTAGATAAACGACAGCAGGAGCAGTATGATTTAATTAAAAGCCAGACCATCCAACAAGCCCAGGAAGTGATAGAAAAACAAATGATGGTGGCCCAGGAAATTGCCGGTCTACTGGGTGAAGCCACGGCAGAAACAAAGGTTCAACTCAGCAAGCTGATTAAGCTGATGCGTCAGGAAACCTCTTAA